In the Streptomyces sp. BHT-5-2 genome, one interval contains:
- a CDS encoding ABC transporter substrate-binding protein — MTVPLPRTAVLTGVLTTAVALTLSACGADSDSSAASGGKSAAAATTAQALGGMDALIKEAKQEGTLHAIALPRDWANYGALIDGFEKKYGIKVEVENPSGASQDEISAVTSRRGKDNAPDVLDLGSSFAQSAAQQGLLAPYMAAGVDNIPDDQKDSIGRWSNDYGGYISFGCDAKRVHTCPTSFKDLLKPQYKGEIALNGNPTKSGSAFSAVYAASLANGGSFDDIQPGIDFFTRLKKSGNYTPVQSTPDTIKAGKTPISIDWDYLNAGYTDQFKSKGLDWTVSVPSDGQFSQYYSQAINKYAPHPAAARLWQEYLYSPEGQNLRLQGYARPALMAAMEKAGTLDKAAAAKLPKVSGTPTFPTEAQQSSAKFVLSQAWSDAVSE; from the coding sequence GTGACCGTCCCCCTCCCGAGAACCGCCGTCCTCACCGGCGTCCTCACCACCGCCGTCGCCCTCACCCTCAGCGCCTGTGGCGCGGACTCCGACTCGTCCGCCGCCTCCGGCGGCAAGAGCGCAGCCGCCGCGACCACGGCCCAGGCACTCGGCGGCATGGACGCCCTGATCAAGGAGGCCAAGCAGGAGGGCACGCTGCATGCGATCGCGCTGCCCCGCGACTGGGCCAACTACGGCGCCCTGATCGACGGTTTCGAGAAGAAGTACGGCATCAAGGTCGAGGTCGAGAACCCGAGCGGCGCCAGTCAGGACGAGATCAGCGCGGTCACCTCGCGCCGGGGCAAGGACAACGCACCCGACGTCCTCGACCTCGGCAGCTCCTTCGCGCAGAGCGCCGCCCAGCAGGGGCTGCTCGCGCCGTACATGGCCGCCGGTGTCGACAACATCCCCGACGACCAGAAGGACTCGATCGGCCGCTGGTCGAACGACTACGGCGGCTACATCTCCTTCGGCTGCGACGCCAAGCGCGTCCACACCTGCCCGACCAGCTTCAAGGACCTGCTCAAGCCGCAGTACAAGGGAGAGATCGCGCTCAACGGCAACCCGACCAAGTCGGGTTCGGCCTTCAGCGCCGTGTACGCGGCCTCCCTCGCCAACGGCGGCTCCTTCGACGACATCCAGCCCGGCATAGACTTCTTCACCAGGCTGAAGAAGAGCGGCAACTACACGCCCGTCCAATCCACCCCGGACACCATCAAGGCGGGCAAAACCCCCATCAGCATCGACTGGGACTACCTCAACGCCGGGTACACCGACCAGTTCAAGTCCAAGGGCCTCGACTGGACGGTCTCCGTCCCCTCGGACGGCCAGTTCTCCCAGTACTACTCGCAGGCCATCAACAAGTACGCGCCGCACCCGGCGGCCGCACGCCTGTGGCAGGAGTACCTCTACAGCCCCGAAGGCCAGAACCTCAGGCTCCAGGGATACGCCCGCCCGGCCCTCATGGCCGCCATGGAGAAGGCCGGCACGCTCGACAAGGCCGCGGCGGCGAAGCTGCCCAAGGTCTCCGGCACGCCGACCTTCCCGACCGAGGCCCAGCAGAGCAGCGCCAAGTTCGTGCTCTCCCAGGCATGGAGCGACGCCGTCTCCGAATAG